A window from Acidobacteriota bacterium encodes these proteins:
- a CDS encoding cysteine synthase family protein produces MRDLRRYEDVLQAVGQTPLVRLNRITKGTRAEVWAKLEFLNPMGSVKDRIARHMIEKAEREGRLVEGTLILENSSGNTALGLALVAIQKGYRLKVVVRDTISREKLAQLRALGVDVHFADTSLPPEHPDSYNNIASRLAKETPGCFFPDQHNNRENNETHYLTTGPEIWEQMEGRIDYLVAGMGTGGTIGGVARYLKEKDPSIRVVAVDPEGSVFTEYFRTGRRVEPKPYLLEGLGDEFLIGTADFSVIDEMIQVSDRNSFLTTRRLVREEGILAGGSSGAALWAILELARNLDRPSRIVTIFPDGASRYLSTIFNDDWMRERG; encoded by the coding sequence ATGAGGGATCTTCGCCGCTATGAAGACGTGCTCCAGGCCGTCGGGCAAACGCCCCTGGTGCGCCTGAACCGGATCACGAAGGGCACCCGGGCCGAGGTATGGGCCAAACTCGAATTCCTCAATCCAATGGGGAGCGTGAAGGACCGCATCGCCCGGCACATGATCGAGAAGGCGGAACGGGAGGGGCGTCTGGTCGAAGGGACCCTGATCCTGGAGAATTCCTCGGGCAACACGGCCCTGGGGCTGGCGCTCGTGGCCATCCAGAAGGGGTACCGGCTCAAGGTGGTGGTCCGGGACACGATCAGCCGGGAGAAGTTGGCCCAATTGAGGGCCCTGGGCGTCGACGTCCACTTCGCGGACACCTCCCTTCCCCCCGAACATCCGGACAGTTACAACAACATCGCGTCCAGGCTGGCGAAGGAGACGCCGGGCTGTTTCTTCCCCGATCAGCACAACAACCGGGAAAACAACGAAACCCACTACCTCACGACGGGCCCGGAAATTTGGGAGCAGATGGAGGGGCGCATCGACTACCTCGTGGCCGGGATGGGGACGGGTGGGACCATTGGCGGCGTCGCGAGGTACCTGAAGGAGAAGGACCCCTCCATCCGGGTGGTGGCCGTGGATCCCGAGGGATCGGTCTTCACCGAGTACTTCCGCACGGGGCGCCGGGTCGAGCCGAAACCGTACCTCCTCGAAGGTCTGGGCGACGAATTCCTCATCGGGACGGCCGATTTCTCGGTCATCGACGAGATGATCCAAGTCAGCGACCGGAACTCCTTCCTGACGACCCGACGCCTCGTCCGCGAAGAGGGGATTCTGGCAGGCGGTTCCAGCGGAGCCGCCCTGTGGGCCATCCTGGAGCTGGCCCGAAATCTCGATCGCCCTTCGCGCATCGTCACGATCTTTCCCGACGGCGCCTCACGCTACCTGAGCACCATCTTCAACGACGACTGGATGCGGGAGCGCGG